One window of Isachenkonia alkalipeptolytica genomic DNA carries:
- a CDS encoding PadR family transcriptional regulator, which yields MRETAFYTLLSLTEPRHGYGIVKHVEKITKGRIRLGSGTVYGTLTKMQKSGIITVYADEKQKTIYAINDIGKTLILHEITRLKELHENALTYEGESR from the coding sequence TTGAGGGAAACTGCATTTTATACCCTTTTGTCCTTGACGGAACCCCGTCATGGCTATGGGATTGTTAAACATGTGGAGAAGATCACCAAGGGAAGAATCCGTCTAGGCTCCGGTACGGTATACGGAACCCTGACGAAAATGCAAAAGAGCGGTATCATCACCGTATATGCCGATGAAAAACAGAAAACGATCTATGCGATCAATGACATCGGTAAAACCTTGATACTCCATGAGATTACAAGACTGAAGGAATTACACGAAAATGCACTGACCTACGAGGGGGAATCCAGATGA
- a CDS encoding DUF6897 domain-containing protein, with the protein MNPGAWIAIYMPVFILLFVIIPQQNQMQALAAKHNIKRRRRTRMSHEMIKKYIGKVCKVTTGSYGSTTSGKIVDVKENWIELETKKGIELMNAEFVQNIKVEE; encoded by the coding sequence ATGAACCCGGGAGCATGGATTGCCATTTACATGCCGGTTTTCATTCTGCTTTTTGTAATTATTCCCCAGCAAAATCAAATGCAGGCCCTGGCAGCAAAACACAATATAAAGAGAAGGAGGAGGACTAGAATGAGCCATGAAATGATTAAGAAGTATATCGGAAAGGTGTGTAAGGTCACCACAGGATCCTATGGAAGTACTACTTCGGGAAAGATTGTGGATGTTAAGGAAAATTGGATTGAGTTGGAAACCAAAAAAGGGATTGAGCTGATGAATGCGGAGTTTGTTCAAAACATTAAAGTGGAGGAGTAG